The proteins below come from a single Campylobacter concisus genomic window:
- a CDS encoding type VI secretion system baseplate subunit TssG, translating to MNKELNQASFFKLVKNCLKHHDRRDIFLKNSPSFAYPINELESLNKEDAIKIVVNFMGLLGSGSHLTSYILEKISKSNDNNFEKFFDFFDNYLLWLFFDSISLKNYARSFEKELDDKISKILLDILNISNKKLAKKFLPFSPLIISQRRPKREIEFALQRHFNLKNKLFLLENLPNQIFIAPSNLNSLGIKNRTLGRNFILGKKLFEKQTKIAVYINGIDYEEAIDFFPKRRKFKELQDTLIFFTNNEFVADLYIKINYSPKMQLKLGTDENYSKIGLGARLKSNKNMSNFIKFRLCS from the coding sequence ATGAACAAAGAACTAAATCAAGCTTCTTTTTTTAAATTAGTAAAGAACTGCCTAAAACATCACGATAGAAGAGATATTTTTTTAAAAAATAGCCCAAGTTTTGCCTATCCGATTAATGAGCTTGAGAGCTTAAATAAAGAGGATGCAATAAAAATCGTCGTAAATTTTATGGGTCTTTTGGGAAGTGGCTCGCATCTTACAAGTTATATTTTGGAGAAGATTTCAAAGAGTAACGATAATAATTTTGAGAAATTTTTTGATTTTTTTGACAATTACTTGCTTTGGCTTTTCTTTGATAGCATTAGCCTAAAAAATTATGCAAGATCCTTTGAAAAAGAGCTTGATGATAAAATTTCAAAGATTTTATTGGATATATTAAACATAAGCAATAAAAAATTAGCAAAAAAATTCTTACCATTTTCTCCGCTTATCATTAGCCAAAGAAGGCCTAAAAGAGAGATTGAGTTTGCCTTGCAGCGTCATTTTAATTTAAAAAATAAACTATTTTTGCTAGAAAATCTACCAAATCAAATTTTCATAGCGCCTTCAAATTTAAATTCGCTTGGTATCAAAAATAGGACTTTGGGCAGAAATTTTATACTTGGTAAAAAGCTTTTTGAGAAACAAACTAAGATAGCAGTTTATATAAATGGCATAGATTATGAAGAAGCTATTGATTTTTTCCCAAAGAGAAGAAAATTTAAAGAGCTTCAAGATACTCTTATTTTTTTTACAAACAATGAATTTGTTGCCGATTTATACATAAAAATAAACTATTCTCCAAAGATGCAATTAAAGCTTGGGACAGATGAAAATTATAGTAAAATAGGCCTTGGTGCAAGGCTCAAAAGTAATAAAAATATGTCAAATTTTATAAAATTTAGGCTTTGCTCTT